The following are encoded together in the Variovorax sp. PBS-H4 genome:
- a CDS encoding ABC transporter permease yields MGYFLRRLASTLPVMAVVALVVFLLIHLSPGDPAALIAGDLATADDIAKLRTALGLDQPLAQQFLIWLGKLATGDLGTSIFTQVPVAQLLAQRLEPTLSIAVLTMAITLVVAVPLGTLAAHRAGSWIDRLVMLFAVLAFSVPVFLVGYLLIYTFAIQLPWLPVQGYVRLAEDPVGWLRSLVLPCVNLALVYIALVTRMTRATVLEVLHEDYIRTARAKGLGVLPVLGHALRNAAIPIATTVGVGIALLIGGVVVTETVFAIPGVGRLVIDSVQRHDYPVIQSVLLISAGVYVLINLLIDLSYRLFDPRIQY; encoded by the coding sequence ATGGGCTACTTTCTCCGGCGCCTCGCGTCCACTCTGCCCGTGATGGCGGTGGTGGCCCTGGTCGTGTTCCTGCTGATCCACCTGTCTCCGGGCGACCCGGCAGCGCTGATTGCGGGCGACCTCGCCACGGCCGATGACATCGCCAAGCTGCGCACCGCGCTCGGCCTGGACCAGCCGCTCGCGCAGCAGTTCCTCATCTGGCTCGGCAAGCTCGCCACCGGCGACCTCGGCACCTCGATCTTCACGCAGGTGCCGGTGGCGCAACTGCTTGCCCAGCGGCTGGAGCCGACCCTGTCCATCGCGGTGCTGACGATGGCCATCACGCTCGTGGTCGCCGTGCCACTGGGCACGCTGGCCGCGCACCGCGCAGGCAGCTGGATCGACCGGCTGGTGATGCTGTTCGCGGTGCTTGCCTTCTCGGTCCCGGTGTTCCTGGTCGGCTACCTGCTGATCTACACCTTCGCGATTCAGCTGCCGTGGTTGCCGGTGCAAGGCTACGTGCGCCTTGCCGAAGACCCGGTGGGCTGGCTGCGGTCGCTGGTGCTGCCCTGCGTGAACCTCGCGCTGGTCTACATCGCGCTGGTGACGCGCATGACGCGCGCCACCGTGTTGGAGGTGCTGCACGAGGACTACATCCGTACCGCGCGTGCCAAGGGTCTCGGCGTCCTCCCCGTTCTGGGCCATGCGCTGCGCAATGCGGCGATCCCGATCGCGACCACCGTGGGCGTGGGCATCGCGCTGCTGATCGGCGGCGTGGTGGTGACCGAAACCGTGTTCGCCATTCCTGGAGTCGGACGCCTGGTGATCGATTCCGTCCAGCGCCACGACTATCCGGTGATCCAGAGCGTGCTCCTGATCTCGGCCGGCGTGTACGTGCTGATCAACCTGCTCATCGACCTGAGCTACCGCCTCTTCGACCCTCGCATCCAGTACTGA
- a CDS encoding ABC transporter substrate-binding protein, with protein sequence MKRRTLAALAAAGAMSLAAVSLPAQAQQQAKTLKVVAHADLKILDPTFTTAYISRNFGYMVYDTLFAQDATGAPKPQMVDKYTSSKDGKQWSFTLRPGLKFSDGSAVTSADVIASLQRWGARDSLGRAMGAAGAQWKAVDAQSFSLSLNEPFGMVLDALAKPSGFPPVILPERLARMPATSPLTEVLGSGPFIFKRDEWVPGNKAVFVRNPNYVARSEPPSGLAGSKKTSFERVEWLYLPDANSAIAALKAGEVDLVEQLPPDYIAPLRTDKSIKVGAAGAWQGFLVLNQLHPPFNNPKARQALLHAVNQERFTAAMGYPLDMRVTYCASYFICGSPNETDAGAEPFRKPDLAKAKQLLAEAGYKGEKVVLLVPSDVTYLNAEALMAAQTMRSIGMNVDMQNMDWASIGARRAKRDAPEAGGWNMYVTVAGEFDVNSPITNAYLSPACGNSLPGWPCDKQLDELRTAWIRETVPAKRKELLDAFQKRAYEAVPYVSAGQYSAAFAARASLKGVDKLWAGMPTVWMLDK encoded by the coding sequence ATGAAACGACGCACCCTTGCCGCCCTCGCTGCCGCTGGAGCCATGAGCCTCGCGGCGGTCAGCCTGCCAGCACAGGCGCAGCAACAGGCCAAGACGCTGAAGGTGGTGGCACACGCCGACTTGAAGATCCTCGACCCGACCTTCACCACCGCCTACATCTCGCGCAATTTCGGCTACATGGTCTACGACACGCTGTTCGCGCAGGACGCGACCGGCGCGCCCAAACCGCAGATGGTCGACAAGTACACCAGCTCCAAGGACGGCAAACAGTGGAGCTTCACGCTGCGCCCGGGCCTGAAGTTCTCCGACGGCAGCGCCGTCACCTCGGCCGACGTGATCGCTTCGCTTCAGCGCTGGGGCGCGCGCGACAGCCTGGGCCGTGCGATGGGCGCGGCCGGCGCCCAATGGAAGGCGGTCGATGCGCAGAGCTTCAGCCTCTCGTTGAACGAGCCGTTCGGCATGGTGCTCGATGCGCTGGCGAAGCCCTCCGGCTTTCCTCCGGTGATCCTGCCCGAGCGCCTGGCCAGGATGCCCGCCACCTCGCCGCTGACCGAAGTGCTGGGCTCAGGCCCCTTCATCTTCAAGCGCGACGAATGGGTGCCGGGCAACAAGGCCGTGTTCGTGCGCAACCCCAACTATGTGGCGCGCAGCGAGCCGCCCAGCGGCCTGGCAGGCAGCAAGAAGACCAGCTTCGAGCGCGTCGAGTGGCTCTACCTGCCCGATGCCAACAGCGCCATCGCGGCCCTCAAGGCGGGCGAGGTCGACCTGGTGGAGCAGTTGCCGCCCGACTACATTGCGCCGCTTCGCACCGACAAGAGCATCAAGGTCGGCGCGGCGGGTGCGTGGCAAGGCTTCCTGGTGCTGAACCAGCTGCATCCGCCCTTCAACAACCCGAAGGCGCGACAGGCCCTGCTGCACGCGGTGAACCAGGAGCGCTTCACGGCCGCCATGGGCTACCCCCTGGACATGCGCGTGACCTACTGTGCGAGCTACTTCATCTGCGGCAGCCCCAACGAGACGGATGCCGGCGCCGAGCCATTCCGCAAGCCCGATCTCGCCAAGGCCAAGCAACTGCTTGCGGAGGCGGGCTACAAGGGCGAGAAGGTCGTCCTGCTGGTGCCCAGCGACGTCACCTACCTCAATGCGGAGGCGCTGATGGCCGCACAGACGATGCGCAGCATCGGCATGAACGTCGACATGCAGAACATGGACTGGGCCTCGATCGGCGCGCGCCGCGCCAAGCGCGATGCGCCCGAGGCCGGCGGCTGGAACATGTACGTGACCGTGGCCGGCGAGTTCGACGTCAACTCCCCGATCACCAACGCCTACCTGAGCCCCGCCTGCGGCAACAGCCTGCCCGGATGGCCGTGCGACAAGCAGCTCGATGAACTGCGCACCGCATGGATCCGGGAGACCGTGCCTGCGAAGCGCAAGGAATTGCTCGACGCCTTCCAGAAGCGGGCCTATGAAGCCGTGCCATACGTGAGCGCGGGCCAGTACTCGGCCGCATTCGCCGCACGCGCCAGCCTCAAGGGCGTCGACAAGCTGTGGGCGGGCATGCCCACGGTCTGGATGCTCGACAAGTAG